In marine bacterium B5-7, the genomic window CTTTTGCCTGAATAGAACGACCGGATGGCGTGTAGTACAACGCAGTTGTTAACTTGATCGCATGCGTGTTATCCAATGGCAAGACTGTTTGCACGGATCCTTTCCCGAAGCTTTGTTCACCCATAACAACCGCACGACGATGATCTTGCAAAGCGCCCGCAACAATTTCTGATGCTGAGGCAGAGCCCGCATTGATTAATACCACGATGGGTAAGCCATGCAGGATATCGCCTTGACTTGCATAGGCTTTAAAGTCACCACCAGGTATGCGACCTTCTGTGTAGACAATGAGTTCTTTGTGATTGAGTTGGTTATCTTGATCTAAGAATAAATCGGATACACCAACGGCGGCATCTAATAAACCACCTGGGTTGTTACGTAAATCAATCACTGCACCTTTTAATTTATTATTGGTTTGTTTCTTTAAGTCATCAATTTGTTTAGCTAAGTCTCTTGTGGTGTTTTCTTGAAATTGACGAACACGTAAATAAGCAAAATGCTTGTCGATTAATTCACTTTTAACACTGTCCACGTTGATGATGGCGCGTTTTAATGTTTTCTCGAGTACTTGATGTTTTTCGCCGCGTAAAATAGTGAGCTTTACTGTGGACCCATCATCTCCGCGGAGTTTTTTGATAGCATCTGTCATACTTAAGCCTTTAATGGGTTCGCCATTAATCGCGAAAATCAAATCACCACTTTTTAATCTCGCTTTGCTGGCAGGGGAGTCATCTAGTGGGGTGACAATGCGGACCAGCCCATCATGCATGTCAATTTCAATGCCGAGGCCAGCAAACTTACCTTCGGTGCTGGTCGTCAACATCTCTAGATCGTCAGGGTTAAGATAAGCGGAATGGGGATCGAGTCCTTGTAACATGCCTTGTAACGCACTTTCGAATAGTTTTTCATCCTTGGCATCTTTGACATAGTATTGTTTGATATGACCTAACGCCAAAGAAAAATGTTCCACTGGCTGCAAGGGTGCTTGTTGTACCATGACTTGTGGATGGTCTTTGTCGCTGGCAAAAGAGATTGATAAAGTGAGGCTGAGTAAAAGGGTTAACAGAAAACGTGCCATGATTCGCTCCGTGAATAGGTTTGGTGGGTATTGTAACATGAATCCGCAGTGTCATGCCGCACTTGATGCGGCATCTCCATGGGTTACCGCTGTGCTATCAGGAGATTCCGCGTCAAGCGCGGAATGACAGCTGAGCGGAATGACAACACAACTACCCCAGCAAACTCACCCCCGTCATCTCGTTTGGTTGGGTGAGATCCATCACGTGAAGTAGCGTGGGTGCTATATCGCAGAGTGTGCCTTGTGCAGTGAATGGCGTGGGTTTTCCCACGTAAACAAATGGTACTAAGCAGTTAGTGTGCGCGGTATGCGCTTGCGCATGGTCGGCGTTATACATGAGTTCGGCATTACCGTGATCGGCGGTAATAAACCAATGGGCTTGGTTTTCTAATACGGCTTGATGAATTTCTCCTAAGCACGCATCAATGGCTTCAATTGCTTTGACCGTTGCATCAAAATCACCGGTATGTCCCACCATATCGGCATTCGCGAAATTACAGATGACGAGCGCATGTTCATCTGAATGAATCGCATCAATCACATGTTGTGCGACAGCTGCCACATGCATTTCTGGCTGTAAGTCATAGGTAGCGACATCAGGAGAGTTCACGAGGATACGTTTTTCAAGGGGAAAAGGAGCTTCTACACCACCGTTAAAAAAGAAAGTGACATGCGCGTATTTTTCAGTTTCAGC contains:
- a CDS encoding peptidase S41 is translated as MARFLLTLLLSLTLSISFASDKDHPQVMVQQAPLQPVEHFSLALGHIKQYYVKDAKDEKLFESALQGMLQGLDPHSAYLNPDDLEMLTTSTEGKFAGLGIEIDMHDGLVRIVTPLDDSPASKARLKSGDLIFAINGEPIKGLSMTDAIKKLRGDDGSTVKLTILRGEKHQVLEKTLKRAIINVDSVKSELIDKHFAYLRVRQFQENTTRDLAKQIDDLKKQTNNKLKGAVIDLRNNPGGLLDAAVGVSDLFLDQDNQLNHKELIVYTEGRIPGGDFKAYASQGDILHGLPIVVLINAGSASASEIVAGALQDHRRAVVMGEQSFGKGSVQTVLPLDNTHAIKLTTALYYTPSGRSIQAKGIKPDIQVETLSVPEPEGKGTMDIIVLRENSLAGHIENKSDKKSSTKKDKKKKDKKVLVHEDFQLYQAVNLLKGLNTLAG